A single region of the Mytilus galloprovincialis unplaced genomic scaffold, xbMytGall1.hap1.1 HAP1_SCAFFOLD_39, whole genome shotgun sequence genome encodes:
- the LOC143059891 gene encoding uncharacterized protein LOC143059891, giving the protein MASSSKPKRKRQRHSSNSEDDPLWTNRLDGDYYSASSDKKKKLTALSSYIPRETSDWTMSELENLQINWNWIDPSTKSIDEFFDMFSNINAGLPPLDADLIKMMDYLNANLTFDTSVKELEQENYVKVREYLVKNFLPKVDADSDEHHDDEELMKTVGSSSRVLIHHIEAGRHDFQNDLKEILYDLLLTSRTVEEMRFTTMLEKFCRMCNLKGSIGLVEETMIKDVRVVAVPDLTFRISSNEMPDVIQIMTVAEVKVSTNDSLVDQKIHVTRQKPEAIDTCDKETLQTMDPSKIRGFSQHVGQLIIGLGNSCFKKECLGLLLHETKILITCLSTSPRYCTYIKDKLGPEDKATLHFIGPYDILKARERSQLIKAFLRLGNRQRLGIPKV; this is encoded by the exons ATGGCGTCATCCTCGAAACCTAAACGCAAACGCCAACGGCACAGCTCAAATTCAGAAGATGATCCACTGTGGACAAATAGATTAGATGGCGATTATTATTCCGCATCAAGCGATAAGAAGAAGAAATTAACTGCACTGAGTAGTTACATTCCGCGTGAAACAAGTGATTGGACGATGAGCGAACTAGAAAATCTTCAGATTAATTGGAACTGGATCGACCCATCCACGAAGAGCATTGATGAATTTTTCGacatgttttcaaatataaatgcaGGTTTGCCACCCCTCGATGCAGATTTAATCAAGATGATGGATTATTTGAATGCTAACTTGACATTTGACACAAGTGTCAAAGAACTTGAACAGGAAAATTATGTTAAAGTTAGAGAATATCTTGTTAAAAACTTTCTTCCCAAAGTTGATGCTGATTCAGATGAACACCATGATGATGAAGAGTTGATGAAAACTGTGGGTAGTAGTTCCAG agtttTGATACATCATATTGAAGCTGGAAGACATGACTttcaaaatgacctaaaagaaaTACTTTATGATTTGTTGTTGACTTCTAGAACAGTGGAAGAAATGAGGTTCACAACAATGCTGGAGAAGTTTTGCAGAATGTGTAACCTAAAGGGaag TATAGGATTGGTCGAGGAAACCATGATCAAGGATGTACGTGTTGTGGCAGTTCCAGACTTAACTTTCAGAATTTCATCAAATGAAATGCCTGATGTAATACAGATAATGACAGTTGCAGAG GTTAAAGTTTCAACCAATGATTCATTAGTTGATCAAAAGATTCATGTTACTAGACAAAAACCAGAGGCTATTGATACATGTGATAAGGAGACACTTCAAACTATGGATCCATCAAAGATAAGAGGATTTAGCCAACATGTTGGACAGCTGATCATTGGACTAGGCAATTCTTGCTTCAAAAAAGAATGTCTTGGCCTTTTGCTCCATGAGACAAAG ataCTGATAACATGCCTGTCTACATCACCCAGGTATTGTACATATATCAAAGATAAATTAGGTCCAGAAGACAAAGCTACTCTGCATTTTATTGGACCTTATGATATATTAAAGGCAAGGGAGAGGAGCCAGCTGATAAAAGCTTTTCTACGTTTAGGAAACCGACAAAGATTAGGAATACCAAAAGTATAA